TTTACATATGGACTTCATATTactttaaacacacacaaaggTTAAAGAAACAAATGGaaattatttatgtttaaaggaCATTTATAATTTGGTGGGAGTGTAGCAgacacatttaaatgttttccttgttttgtatttaatgtaatttgTTTGAATGataatttgacattttttgAGTTTTTAGAGCTATATTATAATGTTCCGGTTTGgtgggacttttattttgaaaagcggcagcatCCATGGCAGTCACGGTTGTGAAAGTCATATCGGCATTACGGTTCATCAGCTCCTTAAGTTTATATTTTGTTAGCACCCCCCTAAAGGGCATAAGCTCTTACGGTGGATCTGTTGGAGTTATCAAGGCATAATAAAAACTACATAAAGACCATCAGTAAAGTTTGGCCATTATTAGGATGGGGTCCGCTACAATCACATTTACGTTACATCCAAAGTAAATTTAGCGCTCTTGTCCCATTGGAGCAGAATTAATAGCCAAAGTCCCCTTCGAGGACAATAAAGTATAAAGTCATGCAACCTGACAAAAGCAAGAACAAACACGCCTTTAAAATATcacaattattttaataaatcttgtcaaaataaactcctgtcaaaatatctttatttttaagtcaGAGAGACAATATTATTCAAAACATATCCAGATGATTGGCagaaaagaataaagaaatatAATATTTACAGAACAACAGCACAGAAAGAGATGCAGGTAAGAGTTTAAAAAATTGGCAAAAGTGATTAAAGTTAACTTTGTAAATAAAAGTCAATAAAACTGTCTCTTTTTTTGTATGtaactttaaatgcaatttGTCCTTAAGATTTGGGATAACAATGGCCCAATGAACTTGATTACAAGTATGCCACCATTTCCCATCAAACCATTAGTTACATAATTCTGGTTAAAACAATTCCTATTAACAGTGTGTCAATAAACCACCACTACTCAAgaataacaaatgtaaaattgAGTCAAGAGACTTAACAACTGTAGTCCCACTGAGTGGTActtgtatattttataaaacataaatTCTTCATGACACTTTCCTAGATTAGTATTGTGCATTATTGCAAAATGTCATCTTAAACCCTCTGAGTTAGATTCAAGGCAGTCAGGGATAAATATAAGGTAGCTTTGACTGACGGTAAAGTCTGTGTAATTACACTAAAAATATTATCAACAAAGCAAAATTACAAATAAAGCAAACTGATAAAGTAATCCAGGTAAAGAGTAAAGACTGAGGCTTAATAAATGTGGCCTATTAATCCATGACACCTAAAACGAtagttttaaaatgtgtaaCAACAGTAAAGAAGGGAACAATTGACAAACCATctattttacacataaataaatctttaaatTAATCCTTTTCACTGTTCTTTGATTAGCATTTGACCAATGGGGGgaaactttacatttaaagtGTACAAATTATTACCAGATTATTATAATCATACTGTTCCCGAGAGTGTAAAATAACAGATTATGCTGAGGTAGAATAGAGACATCTGCAGTCTGATAATGGGAATGTGCTACATTTAATCAATTTAAGAAGTGGTTTGTTTTAATAGATGAGCATAAAAACCTATTTAATAGTTTATGATAGTTTATGCTTAGGTTTGGTTTCCACCCACATGGATATTACTAGTAAGGTTTCATTGTTTATAAGTGATTTGGTCCATAGGAAAGTTAACTTTAGTAATAACATTGTAACAGTAAAATGACTAACAGTGTCGTGAATTAATATGTCTACATTGCATATCACTGAAAAGTACATTAAATAAAGGAAAACTTTTATCTTAAAGCCCTGCACATATCATTTCTGATTACACTGTTTTAAGCAGTAAGTAAGTTACCTTGTAGGGCTGATACACAAGTTTCATGACTGCTTTAGtaatacactcttaaaatgcaACGAGGTCTACCTCTGGCCAAATCCATTCATGCTATTGCTTCCAGGTGGGGTGATGGTAATGGAGTCTAGAAAAGGACGGAGTGCTTGGCCAAAAGGTCTATGAATAAGAAACAGAGTCATTCAGCGCAGTTAGTATTATTACCAATAACATTCACATTTTTGATTGCCAAGGGTTAACTATGAAGGGCAAACTTACGTAGAGAGCACCTCAGATGGGAGGTCAGTGATGTATGAGGGAATCTTCGCTCCAGTTATAAACTGGGCCACCTCACAACTGAAATTGTTACAGTTGTGTTCGAAAATGTGGTATTTGTCAGGACTGTGGAAACAGAGGGATGAAGTTTGGGACAGTTTAGTCATACAGAtttaaagatattccatctaaGTCACggtttttatttgattttcagTAAAAACTAATATTGAAGTCACTTCTTTTTATAGGAGAAATGACCCATAATAGTCTATTTATCTACGTACACAAACTAGAAAAGAGAAAGTATCTTTTTCTATTGAAATGTTGCCTTTAACAACAATGAATTTTGGATGAATTCATTGTAATTAATAATCAATATACTGACCTATAGGAGTCACTAAGAGAAGACAGATACTCCAGAAATAGCTCTCGGGGAACTTCTGTGTTTCCAAGATCCACAATAGAGTCAGGCATACCTAGA
The Paramisgurnus dabryanus chromosome 1, PD_genome_1.1, whole genome shotgun sequence genome window above contains:
- the desi1b gene encoding desumoylating isopeptidase 1b, with protein sequence MADGSSYNVKLYVYDMSKGMARQLSPMMLGKQLEGIWHTSIVAYGEEFFFGGVGISSCPPGGTLLGMPDSIVDLGNTEVPRELFLEYLSSLSDSYSPDKYHIFEHNCNNFSCEVAQFITGAKIPSYITDLPSEVLSTPFGQALRPFLDSITITPPGSNSMNGFGQR